The DNA region gggctggggacaggttAAGTGGAAACAGGGCAGGGAGAGTCTGGTTTCTTCTTCCAAACCAGGCTGCTCATAGTGGCATTTGTTCTTGTAACAGTGGTGGGTAGCAGGAATTTCCCGTGGCCTAGACATGGCTGCAGAGCTCCATGCACAGCTGGATGACTGAGCACTGCAACAGTCGGCCAGGCAGGAAATCACCAAGAGAAGGAGTAGGGTTCTCTACCAAACCACTGATCTTTCCTTGTGACAACAGGTCACAGTGAGGTTTTTCCTAAAGTCACTTCCCTCCTTGTTCCTTCAATAAAATGTTCAAAGGAGCACTAGGTTACAAGTCATGATTTTTACCACCTCAGCACACAAGAAGCTGTTTCCCACAGGAGATGGGGGAGTGGGGtaggggagggggagaagagagaagcatTCTCATGTTCTGGAAACAGTAGCAGCAGTTTATTTACAGTTCTTCAGCCATTCTCTGCCCCTGCAGTGGCTGCTAGGTCAATCCACATCCTCACCAAGCTTTAGGAGGTGTGGTTTTGGGTGGCAGGGAGATACAGGTTGTCACAGGATCTGCCTCAGCCCTTTGACCTGAGCACTGTGAGAAGTGGTGCCTTGGGGCTGAATGACAGAAGAGCAGGAGGATACTGGTGCAAGTAAAGGGaactctcctccagcagcagggatcCCATTGCTGGCATCTCCCATTTCAGATCCAAGGGTAGAGGCAACCCAAAGCTGCCTCAGTTCCTCAAAATCCTTTTGCAAATGGAGTCAGTGGGCATCTCTCCTACCCTCTCCAGCACAGGCACCTGAagaacagctcagcacagcttaGTATGGCCGAAACTTGCGCTGGGCTCGCATCAGTGCAATCCTCTGCTTGTCCTCCTCGAATTTCTTCCTCAACTGGGCAATGTctaaaatacagagaaatagGTCACATGAGAGCATCAGATCTCCCTCTCCTGGGAGCTTCACTTCCACACACCGGAGGGGCTGAGTCCCAACagccacaaacacacacacttcCCAGAGCAGGTCCTTTTACACCTCAGCTGAGTGCCAAGCTGGTGCTCCAGCCGTTTATCTCTGGCaatgctgcagctccctcctgggGACAAAACAGCTAGTTTCCCCCTTCAATCGCCGCCTTTATGCAGACTGAATAAGCACCTCTTGTAAAAACATAAGCTACACACCCTCCCACAGAGTATTCCAGCGGCCCTTGCTAGGACAGGTGGTGGCAAGAGGCCATTCAGATCCAGCCAGCCAGCTGCTTACTggcagctggacacagcccccCAGAAGGCAGAAAGATGCTCTTTGGCTCTCAGTCTGAGAGACGAGAGACacgggcagggcaggaggagactTGCACACTCACGCTCTCTCTTGGCCTCACGATGCTGCCAGGCATAGAAGTTGAGCAGCTCTTTGCGGgcccttttctgtttctccttctccagcaggcGCAGGTTGGCAGCCTCTGTCCGGGGCAGGCCAGGCTTCCGGCCCTTCCGGGTCACCTTCACCCAGCCGTCCTCGTCTGGAACACCTTCCTCCTTGGCTGCTTTGGCTTCTTCCTGGGAGCACAGAAGGGTCAGGCAGCCCAGTAAGATGCACAGCTTAATGcacagctgcccacagcccttCCTTAAACACAGCAAAGCTCCTGCTTCCACACAAAATTTAAAGGAAGGGATGGAATCAGGGCAGCAGGCATTCAACTCTCAGTCATAACATTGCACGTCAGCCACAAACCAATTTATTTGTGGATATCTATTGTAAGCCCTAGAGGAAGGGTCAGGTGTTGCAGACCAAACCTGGGTCTGACCGCCCATCAGCAACTGGGAGTAAAACTCCTCTGCCAAACAGAGGGACCCTCAGCTCTTACCACTATGGCCAGAGCATTGGGAAATTTCTCTTGTTCCCCTCTGCCCCAAGAAAACTGCTTAGCTGGGTTCCCTCCCTAGCCTGGCCTCACCTCTGCCACCTTTTTATCATAGTCTTGCATGTAGGCATCCACCTCAGCCTTCAGCTCCTTCGGGTCCACAATGGAGGCTGCATAGCTGGCGATCCACTCTGAGACAGAGAGGGCAcaagtcagcagcagctgctgttagAAGCAGGCTAGTGTGGTGCTTTTGGGCAGCTCTAGAGTGAAATCTAGAGTGGACTGTTCCTGTCTGTGTTCAGTTTCTCCTTTGCCACGGTTCAAACTGACTTGGCTGTGAGCACAACCAATATGCGATGGGAAGAGTTTGCAACTTGCCCAGGCAGAAGTGGGCTAGCCCTTACCCCAAGAAGCGCAACATTCAGGGCTGTGCTTCTGTCAAGGGGTTATATGTGAAGTGCTGTCAACTTGACAGACATCTGGTGCCTTTTGCATGAGTCTTGTCTCCATTTTGAGGACAAGATGCAGACAGTATCTCTGAATCTATGCAATACTTGAAAAAATGTCAGGAGAAAGGACCCTTTCAAGTGTCCCCACTCTCCCATAGGGTCACTGGACCAGACTTCAACAGATGGCTTAATAAGATTGCTACCCAGTgaataataaaagcaaacaaaacactgaacaTCCCCCAGCTTAGAACAAAATGGGACACGCAGGGTAGAATTCAGCAAACAATGAGTACAGTTCTTCCCTGGCATTAGCCCATAGAAAGATAACTAGAGCTGACATACTTCTAATGCCAGTTTTCACAGGGTGGTTCTCTGTTGATATTAGCAAGGGACCTTTCTGTGACAGAGCCTTGGCTGCCTGGACAGCTGCTGGTTTCCTGAACACCACGTATGCTACTTGAAAtccctaaaggaaaaaaaacacccaggtGAGTCAAATACGTCAGAGAAACTGGTATTTAGAGAAACTGGAGCAAGGAACTGCagtacaaataatttttaaaaataaaacaaaaatcaaaccacaaGTGGCAGTAGGGGatagcaaaaaaacaaaacaaacaaacaaacaaaaacaaacaaacaaaagaacaacaaaaaaaaccaccaacaacaaGACAGTGCAAACTTAAGTAAGTAATGCTGTCACCCAATGCCCCATATGGTTTCCTAGGCCTCATATTCTGAAGAGAACCATTTAGTAGTTACCATCTTTTCCCACTAAAGCATCAGCattcctctcccctgcccaaGCTTTACCTTTAGAGTTTTCTGGTCGAAGAATTTGGACGTCAgtttatcttttttctctcctaacCTTCGCTTGCCACAGATGTCCACAGACTGCACATCCCCACAGCAAGAGAACAGCCTAGACAGAGAGTCCTTGACACAGGAGAGTAAGAGAAAACACGCGGTACAGCAATGCAGAAGTGATGCCGCCCTCAAAGAAGCCTGCAGAGCTCTCGGGGCGGCTCcccggccccagcccggccctCCGCCCAcagcagccccggggctccccAGGGCCCTGCCATCGGCCCCCACTCACCGGGCCGCAGTACGGGGGCACATTGAGGACGAAGAGCGTGCGGCGAGGCGGGTGCGCGGTGTCGGCCCCTTCCCGCACCTGGTGCTCCTTCACCAACAGGCAGTGGGCCGAGCGCTGCCGCTCCGCGAACTTCACCGTCAGAGCTGCGAGAGACGCCCATTCTGAGAGGCCGCtaccgccccggccccgcgctgcccctCACCCGTGTATCCCGCCGGCCCCTCTCCCGCTGCCCCGCGCTGCCCCTCACCCGTGTatcccgccggccccgcgctgcccctCACCCGTGTATCCCGCCGGCCCCTCTCCCGCTGCCCCGCGCTGCCCCTCACCCGTGTATCCCGCCGGCCCCTCTCCCGCTGCCCCTCACCCGTGTATCCCGCCGGCCCCTCTCCCGCTGCCCCGCGCTGCCCCTCACCCGTGTATCCCGCCGGTCCCGCTCTGCCCCTCACCCGTGTATCCCGCCGGCCCCTCTCCCGGCGCCCCTCACCCGTGTATCCCGCCGGCCCCGCTCTGCCCCTCACCCGTGTAtcccgccggccccgctcccgctgCCCCTCACCCGTGTATCCCGCCGGCCCCTCTCCCGCTGCCCCTCACCCGTGTATCCCGCCGGCCCCTCTCCCGGTGCCCCTCACCCGTGTATCCCGCCGGCCCCTCTCCCGCTGCCCCGCGCTGCCCCTCACCCGTGTATCCCGCCGGCCCCTCTCCCGCTGCCCCTCACCCGTGTATCCCGCCGgtccctctccctctgcccctcacCCGTGTATCCCGCCGGCCCCTCTCCCGCTGCCCCTCACCCGTGTATCCCGCCGGCCCCTCTCCCGGTGCCCCTCACCCGTATATCCCGCCGGCCCCTCTCCCGGTACCCCTCACCCGTGTATCCCGCCGGCCCCTCTCCCGGCGCCCCTCACCCGTGTATCCCGCCGGCCCCGCTCTGCCCCTCACCCGTGTAtcccgccggccccgctcccgctgCCCCTCACCCGTGTATCCCGCCGGCCCCTCTGCCGCTGCCCCTCACCCGTGTATCCCGCCGGTCCCGCTCCCGCTGCCCCTCACCCGTGTATCCCGCCGGTCCCGCTCCCGCTGCCCCTCACCCGTGTATCCCGCCGGTCCCGCTCCCGCTGCCCCTCACCCGTGTATCCCGCCGGCCCCTCTCCCGCTGCCCCTCACCCGTGTATCCCGCCGGCCCCTCTCCCGCTGCCCCTCACCCGTGTATCCCGCCGGCCCCTCTCCCGCTGCCCCTCACCCGTGTATCCCGCCGGCCCCCTCTCCCCGCTGCCCCTCACCCGTGTATCCCGCCGGCCCCTCTCCCGCTGCCCCTCACCCGTATATCCCGCCGGCCCCTATCCCGCCGGCCCCGCTCTGCCCCTCACCCGTGTATCCCGCCggcccctctccctctgcccctcacCCGTGTATCCCGCCGGCCCCTCTGCCGCTGCCCCTCACCCGTGTATCCCGCCGGCCCCTCTCCCGCTGCCCCTCACCCGTGTATCCCGCCGGCCCCTCTCCCGGTGCCCCTCACCCGTGTATCCCGCCGGCCCCTCTCGCgcggccccgcgctgcccctCACCCGTGTATCCCGCCGGCCCCTCTCCCGGTGCCCCTCACCCGTGTATCCCGCCGGCCCCTCTCCCGCTGCCCCGCGCTGCCCCTCACCCGTGTATCCCGCCGGCCCCTCTCCCGGTGCCCCTCACCCGTGTATCCCGCCGGTCCCGCTCCCGCTGCCCCTCACCCGTGTATCCCGCCGgtccctctccctctgcccctcacCCGTGTATCCCgccggcgccgctcccgccgtGTGCCCCGTGGCGGCCGCCATCTTGTCCGCGCGCGGCGGCGCAGGGGCCGCCGGGAGCTGTGGTTCCCcgggcgcggcgcggccccggtaatggcggcggccccggggctgaGCTCGTGTAAAACTCAGGCACCGTCTTTAATGTGAGAGACGCGAGTAAATCTTCAAGAGACTTAGAAACAGT from Sylvia atricapilla isolate bSylAtr1 chromosome 5, bSylAtr1.pri, whole genome shotgun sequence includes:
- the RRP7A gene encoding ribosomal RNA-processing protein 7 homolog A, which encodes MAAATGHTAGAAPAGYTALTVKFAERQRSAHCLLVKEHQVREGADTAHPPRRTLFVLNVPPYCGPDSLSRLFSCCGDVQSVDICGKRRLGEKKDKLTSKFFDQKTLKGFQVAYVVFRKPAAVQAAKALSQKGPLLISTENHPVKTGIRKWIASYAASIVDPKELKAEVDAYMQDYDKKVAEEEAKAAKEEGVPDEDGWVKVTRKGRKPGLPRTEAANLRLLEKEKQKRARKELLNFYAWQHREAKREHIAQLRKKFEEDKQRIALMRAQRKFRPY